From the Prinia subflava isolate CZ2003 ecotype Zambia chromosome W unlocalized genomic scaffold, Cam_Psub_1.2 scaffold_32_NEW, whole genome shotgun sequence genome, one window contains:
- the LOC134565066 gene encoding uncharacterized protein LOC134565066 isoform X2 gives MVSTLVDGLFGKSDLLPFDVKQIGRMIFDGAGMIVFRQEWKDNCTNLLAQSSGAGQPLHDSSLSRLMGKHDDMITPQQQAANMQAEEVRATTQAAREAIRAASRVVVRPSPWSTIKQGESESFTHFVDHLQAAAHSSTLPPEAKGPVVADCLRQQCNSITKDILRSLPAGASLADMIKHVVKEEQLTPTQAAVRTLTSAMACFKCGQAGHIVVSCPQPAQPSPAVPPLQARARGPCWGCGKKGHLAKDCRSRPQGNGKGRGRAGRTQPPPAANARRPIYANPQWGREPSYPMPPQGTAGFAPPTATQW, from the coding sequence ATGGTTTCCACCCTGGTGGATGGCCTTTTTGGCAAGTCTGATTTGCTCCCTTTTGATGTTAAACAGATAGGACGTATGATATTTGATGGGGCAGGAATGATTGTGTTCAGACAAGAGTGGAAGGACAATTGTACAAATTTACTGGCTCAGtcttctggagcagggcagccactGCACGACTCCAGCCTATCCAGGTTGATGGGAAAACATGACGACATGATAACCCCTCAGCAACAAGCCGCGAACATGCAGGCTGAGGAGGTCAGAGCCACCACCCAGGCTGCCCGGGAGGCCATTCGAGCTGCATCCCGAGTGGTGGTCAGGCCCTCTCCATGGTCCACCATAAAACAGGGTGAAAGCGAAAGCTTCACTCATTTTGTGGATCACCTTCAGGCAGCGGCGCATTCGTCTACCCTGCCCCCAGAGGCGAAAGGCCCCGTAGTAGCTGATTGCCTGCGGCAACAATGTAACTCAATTACCAAAGACATTCTGCGCTCCTTGCCggctggagccagcctggccgaCATGATTAAACATGTAGTAAAAGAGGAGCAACTGACACCCACTCAGGCAGCCGTCCGCACCTTAACCAGTGCGATGGCATGTTTCAAATGTGGCCAGGCAGGCCACATTGTggtgagctgtccccagccagcacagccatccccggcGGTGCCCCCGCTCCAAGCCCGtgcgagagggccctgctggggctgtgggaagaagGGGCACCTTGCCAAAGACTGCAGGTCCCGGCCTCAGGGAaacgggaaagggagggggcgtgcgggccgcacccagcctcctcccgctgcgAATGCGAGGcggcccatctatgccaacccccagtggggcagggaaccctcataccccatgcccccacaggggacagccggttTTGCACCCCCCACAGCGACACAATGGTAA